The genomic interval GGCCTGGCGGCAGACTTCCGCGCCACCGGCCAGAGCGGCATCTTCATCGCCGGTCACGGCGTCTCCATCGATGCCGTGGTCTCGGATTTCGTCTCCGGCGCCGTCGAATGGCTCTGCCCCGATGCCCAGCCCGAGCACTGGGACGTGGTCGAGGGCCAGGGCTCGCTCTTCCACCCCTCCTACGCCGGAGTCAGCCTGGGGCTGCTGCACGGCGCCCAGCCCGACGCCTTGGTCATGTGCCACGAGCCCACGCGGCGGCACATGCGCGGCCTGCCCGACTGGCCGCTGCCCGACATCGCCGAGTGCTGTGCCGCCAACCTGGCGGCGGCGCGCCTGACCAACCCCTTGGTCCGCATGCTGGGCCTTGCCGTCAACACCTCGGCGCTGGCCGAGGCCGAGACGGGCCCTTACTTGGAAGCCCTCGAGGCCGATCTCGGGGTGGCTTGCGTCGATCCCCTGAAACACGGCGTCGGGCGTCTGGTCGAGGCCCTGCCGTGAGCGGCCGCCGGGTCATCCTGCGCGAGGAGGTGTGGGCCATCAGCGGCGCCTTCACCATCTCCCGCGGCCGGCGTTCGGCGGCCAAGGTGGTGATGATCGAGATCCACGAGGGGGGCGCCCGCGGCCGCGGCGAATGCGTGCCCTACCGGCGCTACGGCGAAACCCTGGAAGGCACCATCGCCCAGATCGAGGAGCTGCGCCCGGCCATCGAGAACGGCACCCTGAGCCGCCAAAGCCTGCAACACCTGCTGCCGCCCGGGGCCACCCGCAACGCGCTGGATTGCGCACTATGGGACCTCGAGGCCAAGCTCACGGAGCGGCCGGTTTGGAAGCTCGCCGGCCTGCCCGAGCCCAAGCCCCTGGTCACGGCCTACACCATCAGCCTGGACGAGCCCGAGGTCATGGCCGAGCAGGCCGTCGAACACCGCTCGAAGTCGCTGCTCAAGCTCAAGCTCGGTGGCGTCGACGACATCGCCCGGGTGCGGGCGGTGCGCGATGCCGTTCCCGAAGCCACCATCATCGTCGATGCCAACGAGGCCTGGACGCCGGTGATGTACGCCGAAAACGGTGCCGAGCTGGCGCGCCTGGGGGTGCGCCTGGTGGAACAGCCGCTGCCCGCCGACAGCGACCACCTGCTCGATGGGCTGGGCCGTTCGGTGCCGGTCTGTGCCGACGAGAGCTGCCACGGCGTCGACACCCTGGCCCAGGTGGCCCGGCGCTACGACTATATCAACATCAAGCTCGACAAGACCGGCGGCCTGACCGAGGCGCTGCACCTGGCCGCGGCGGCCCACCAGGCCGGCGTCGGCATCATGGTGGGCTGCATGGTCGGCACCAGCTTGGGCATGGCACCGGCCTTCTTCCTGGCCGGCCTGGCCCAGATCGTCGACCTCGACGGGCCGCTGCTGCTGGCCGAGGACCGGGTGCCCGGCATCGACTATCAGCAAAACAAGATGCAACCGCCGCCGCCCGAACTTTGGGGATAGAGTGGCGCCACAGCCAGCCGATAGGAGCGAGCAGGAGCACACATGAGCGCAGCGACCACCCCCAGCGAATGCCAAATGGCCAACGCCATCCGGGCCCTGGCCATGGATGCCGTCGAGGCGGCGCAATCGGGCCACCCCGGCATGCCCATGGGCATGGCCGACGTGGCCACGGTGCTGTTCCGGCGCTTCCTCAAGTTCGATGCCTCCGAGCCCCGGTGGCCCGACCGCGACCGTTTCGTGGTCTCGGCCGGCCACGGCTCGATGCTGCTCTATGCGCTGCTGCACCTGACGGACTACCAGGGCCTGGGCATGGACCAGATCCGCCGCTTTCGCCAGCTCGGCAGCCGCACCGCCGGCCACCCGGAATACGGCCACACGCCGGGTGTCGAGACCACCACCGGGCCGCTGGGCCAGGGGCTGGCCAACGCCGTCGGCATGGCGCTGGCGGAGCGCCACCTGGAAGCCCGCTTCGGTGCCGGCGTGGTCGACCACCAGACCTACGTCATCGCCGGCGACGGCTGTTTGATGGAGGGCATCAGCCACGAAGCTATATCGCTGGCCGGCCACCTGGGGCTGGGCCGGCTGACCGTGCTGTTTGACGACAACGGCATCTCCATCGACGGCAGCACGGATCTTACCTGCGGCGACGACCAGCTGGCCCGCTTTGCCGCCAGCGGCTGGGACGTGGGCCACTGCGACGGCCACGACCATGAGGCCGTGGCGGCGGCCATCGCGGCGGCCCGGGCGGCGGCGGCACCCTCGCTGATCGCCTGCCGCACCACCATCGGCTACGGCGCCCCCAACAAGGGCGGCACC from Alphaproteobacteria bacterium carries:
- a CDS encoding DUF1611 domain-containing protein, which gives rise to MQSPYLLFIGDARDQLAAKTAQGVADWRPQQCLGQLKLPGCQADLGINELSPAAAAAAGARTMLVGVANAGGVLSPAWTETIRAAIESGLDVASGLHMKLADVPELAAAAADCGRQLYDVRHPTQEFSVGTGRPRPGKRLLTVGTDCSQGKMYAALAIEREMQKRGLAADFRATGQSGIFIAGHGVSIDAVVSDFVSGAVEWLCPDAQPEHWDVVEGQGSLFHPSYAGVSLGLLHGAQPDALVMCHEPTRRHMRGLPDWPLPDIAECCAANLAAARLTNPLVRMLGLAVNTSALAEAETGPYLEALEADLGVACVDPLKHGVGRLVEALP
- a CDS encoding dipeptide epimerase, producing the protein MSGRRVILREEVWAISGAFTISRGRRSAAKVVMIEIHEGGARGRGECVPYRRYGETLEGTIAQIEELRPAIENGTLSRQSLQHLLPPGATRNALDCALWDLEAKLTERPVWKLAGLPEPKPLVTAYTISLDEPEVMAEQAVEHRSKSLLKLKLGGVDDIARVRAVRDAVPEATIIVDANEAWTPVMYAENGAELARLGVRLVEQPLPADSDHLLDGLGRSVPVCADESCHGVDTLAQVARRYDYINIKLDKTGGLTEALHLAAAAHQAGVGIMVGCMVGTSLGMAPAFFLAGLAQIVDLDGPLLLAEDRVPGIDYQQNKMQPPPPELWG